The segment GTTGATGTAATGGAGCCAGATAAAGAGAATGGTAATTGCTGGATGACCTTTTTCACATGGGCAGAGAATGCGGATAGTTTAACAGCAGTAAAAAAGTTGGTCTTTGATGATAAAAAATACACCATGGATGAGCTTATTACTGCCCTTGAGACTAACTGGGAAGACAAAGAGGATATGCGTCTGGATTTTGTGAAGAACGCTCCCAAGTGGGGTAATGATGATGATTATGCGGATGAGATGATGGTACGGTGCCTTAGAGAGGTAGCAAGACATTCACGAGAAATAAGATGCCCATCTGGCAACACATGGCCAGCGCTGCCGGAGAATGTAAGCGGAAACATACATTTTTCGAATCTAGTCCATGCCCTTCCCAATGGAAGGAAGTTGGGGGATGCGCTATACGATGGCGGGATTTCACCTGGTCCTGGATTGGATAAGAAGGGGCCCACAGCAGTATTGAAGTCATGTAGCAAGATTGACCATATCAATGATGGAAGAGCATTTCTATTAAACCAGCGTTTATCTCCGACTCAGCTTTCAGGAGAAAAGGGTTATCAGCTATGGAAATCCTACATGAGGACATGGGCTGACCTTGGAATAGACCATGTACAGTTCAATATGGTAGACGATGCGACACTTCGAGCAGCGCAGAAGGACCCTGAGCAATATCAGGAAGTGATCGTTCGTGTGGCAGGCTATAGCGCTCACTTTGTGGATATCAGCCGTAAGACGCAGGATAATATTATACAGAGAACCATTCATGGGTTGGGTTAGAGAATGATTATACTGAAGGGCTCATATATTGAGCCCTTCACTTTGTTATGAAATTTACCAACCAATCAGGATTAGTTGAATAATATTTATTACTAATAATGAATTAAATAAATCTGAAGAGAAGGAGGTGATATAATATATTAGAATAGATATTATTATTAGATAAATAAAAAATGGGAGGTAAGAACAATGACACAAGATGAACAAAGATTAAATATTGCGCCAGATAAAAAAAGTATAGATCAATTGGAGAAAAGCAGAGAATGGTGGTGGGTAGCTGAAAAGAAAAGGTCTAAAAAACTGGACTACTTGAGAAAGGCAGTGTGGAAGAAGGGCAAAAAAGGAGGGATGTATGAACCAGGCGTAAAGATTGATCTTGAAAGGCCCCTCCTCTTTACAGAAAGTTGGAAGGAAAATGAAAATGATCCAATTATGATGAAACGAGCAAAGGCCCTAGAGCATGTGCTTAACAACATTACTATACATATAACGGATCATGCTCAGATTGTGGGCTATCTTGGGAGTCTTCCCAATACTCTCATGTGGTATGTGGATATTGCAAGCTTTCTCAATGAAGAAATATACAATGACCCAATGGTAATCCCAGAGCCCCAGGAGGGATCCCTCAAGACTATGGCTGAACTCAACAACTACTGGGGGCCAAGAGATAATCTCGGGAAGGTCTTCAGAGAACTCTCCAGTGAGGAGGCGGTTAAGGCCATGAGCACTGTTCTTATGTGGGGTCTCCCTATTGGAGGGAGCTTTGGATATTCAGGCAAAGACTATGAGTATATGATGACGGGCAAGAGGGGATTTGAGGACATTATTGATGAGATACAGGAGAGGATAGACGAAGCAGAGGAGAAGATTGACGGCAATCCTGGTCCGGATATTTTGCCACTATATGACAGGTTATCCAATTGGGAGGCTATGCAGGTTATCTTAGAGGCATGTATTAAATATGCTAATAGGTATTCGAGGCTGGCAAGAATAATAGCGGAAAACTTTGAATCAGATCCCAAAAGGAAAGAGGAACTACTTCGCATTGCTGAGACATGTGAAAGGGTACCGTCCAAACCTCCAAGGAGTTTTCAGGAATCGTTGCAGTATGATCATTTTATTCAAGTGTGGAGCAGGTTTGAAGATGGAGAAGGAGCCTGGCCATGCAGACCTGACTATTATCACTGGCCCTGCTATAACAGGGATGTTAACATTGAAAAAAATATTTCCAGGGATGAAGCGATCGATCTTATAGGCGAATTTATGATTCGTTCAGCTGAATTGGCGGGTTACATGCCATCAGTAGGAGCCGAAGCGCTACAAGGAATACAGGCCACTTGGGTATGGACTCTTGGTGGAGTGAATAAGGACGGCACTGACGCATGCAATGATCTCACCATTGCCTTTATGCAAGCAGCAAGATTGGTGCGCGTGGCAAATCCTACCTTTGGATTCAGATGGCATCCCCAGGTGTCCGATGAGGTATGGAGAGAGGTATTTGAGTGCATACGACATGGTTTGGGTTATCCAAGCATACGAAATGATCCAGTACTAATAGCAAACGGAATGCATTGGTTTGGTCATCCTCTGGAGGAGATGAGGACATGGGTACACCAGGCCTGCATGTCTCCCTGTCCTGCTACGAAGCATGGCGCACAACCTGCCCGCATGGCTTCCACAACACTTAACACATCAAAAATGGTTGAATATGCTCTTCACAATGGATTTGATCAGTGCATTAAACTGCAGATGGGGCCCAAGACGGGTGACGCAAGGACCTTTACAGACTTTGAAGATCTTTTCCAGGCATGGATAAAACAGATGGAGTGGTTGATGAATTTTGGCACAAGGATAGTAAACCGCGGTAGGATGAAGAGTCCTGAGTTTTACGGACGTCCCTTTCTCTCTGCTATTTCTGAAGCCTCGGTTGAGACGGGTCTTGACAGGCTTGAGCCATCGTTAGAGAGGGGCAATGCATGGGTTACCTTCTTTACATGGGTGGAGAATGCAGATAGCTTGGCGGCGGTAAAAAAACTCGTATTTGATGAAAAAAAGTACTCGATGAAAAATCTAATAGACGCTTTGGAGAGCAATTGGGAAGGAAGAGAGAAGATGCGTTTGGATTTCGTGAAGAACGCTCCAAAGTGGGGAAATGATGACGATTATGTTGACGAAATCATGATAAGATGCCTGAAAGAGGTGGCAAGGCATTCACATGAGATAAAGTGTACATCCGGCAACAACTGGCCGGCATTGCCTGAAAATGTCAGCGGAAATATTCACTTTGCACCTATGGTTCATTCACTACCCAATGGCAGAAAACTGGGTGATGCGCTATACGATGGCGGTATTTCACCAGGCCCAGGTCTTGATAAAAAAGGACCTACAGCAGTGCTGAAGTCATGCGGAAAGATAGATCACATAAGCGATGGAAGGGCATTTCTGTTGAATCAGCGGCTTTCGCCAACTCAGCTTTCTGGCGAGAAGGGTTATCAGTTGTGGAAATCATACATGAAGACATGGGCTGATCTTGGAATAGATCATGTACAGTTTAATATGGTTGATGATGCTACGCTAAGGGCAGCGCAGAAGGATCCTGAGCAGTATCAGGAGGTGATCGTACGTGTGGCTGGTTACAGCGCGCATTTTGTAGACATCAGCCGCAAAACACAGGATAACATTATACAGAGAACAATTCAAGGACTCGGTTAAGCATTATTATGGAAATCCATAATAATGGATTATTCACTATAACTAATTATGCTAATAGGGTGGAGGATCTATTATACATTTTAGCAGTATATACTATTCAATATTAAGAAATAGGAGGTAATAATAGATGTCAGATAAAGCAGGGAATACTAGTGTAACACAAAAAAAGAGTATTGAAGAGTTGGAGCAGGATAAAGAATGGTGGTGGGTAGCTGAAAGAAAGAGATCCAAAAGACTGGACTACCTAAGAAAAGCGGCTTGGAAGAAGGGAAGAAAGGGCGGGATGTATGAACCTGGCGTGAAGATTGATCTTGAAAGGCCGCAATTGTTTACAGAGGCTTGGAGAGAAAACGAGAATGAACCTCTTTCTATGAGAAGGGCTAATTCATTAGCACATATCCTAGATAACATCACCATATTTATTACTGACAGCTCACAAATTATGGGTTATCTGGGAAGTCTTCCGAACACCCTTATGTGGAATTGCGAGCTGGCAAGCTTTGTAAACGAAGAGATTTATAATGATCCGGTTGTAATTCCTGAGCCTGAAGATGAATCGCTTAAGATTATGGCTGAAATAAATAATTATTGGGGTTCAAGGGACAGTCTGGGCAAGGTGTTTAGAGAGTTATCCAGCGAAGAAGCTGTGAAGATGATGTCTAGCGTAATAATGTGGGGGGTACCTATCGGAGGTAGCTTCGGGTATGCTGGCAAGGATTATGAGTATCTCATGACTGGCGAGAGGGGATTTGAAGACATAATCGATGAGATACAGGAAAGAATAGATGAGGCAGAGGAGAAGATAGACGGCAATCCAAGGCCGGATATTCTACCACTCTATGACAGGCTATCCAATTGGGAGGCAATGCAGATTGCGCTTGAGGCATGCATAAGATATGCAAAGAGATATTCCAGACTTGCCCGAATAATAGCCGAGAACTTCGAATCTGATCCAAAGCGAAAAGAAGAACTGCTCAAGATTGCTGAGTGCTGTGAGAGGGTGCCAGGCAAACCCCCAAATACCTTTCAGGAATCGTTGCAGTATGATCACTTTATTCAAGTATGGAGCAGGTTTGAGGATGGGGAAGGAGCTTGGCCGGCCCGTCCGGATTACTACCATTGGCGATGCTATGATAGAGATGTTAACATAGAGAAAAATATTACAAATGACGAAGCGATCGATTTTATAGGAGAATTTTTAATTCGCAGTTATGAATTGGCGGGTTATATGCCTAGATTTGGGGCTGAGGCGCTTCAGGGCATACAGGCTACCTGGGTATGGACCCTTGGTGGAGTAAATCAGGACGGCACTGACGCATGCAATGACCTCACCATTGCCTTTTTACAGGCTGCAAGGCTTGTGCGTGTGGCAAATCCTACCTTTGGATTCAGATGGCACCCCAAGGTACAGGATGAGGTGTGGAGAGAGGTATTCGAGTGCATCAGACACGGATTGGGTTATCCCAGCATACGGAATGATCCGGTTTTGATTGCTAATGGTATGCACTGGTTCGGTCATCCCTTGGAGGAAATGAGGACATGGGTTCACCAGGCCTGCATGTCGCCTTGCCCCACAACAAAGCACGGCTCTCAGCCATGCCGAATGGCCTCAACAACACTTAATTGTTCCAAGATGGTTGAATATGCCCTGCATAATGGATTCGATAATTGCATCAAGATGCAGATGGGACCCAAGACTGGAGACGCGAGAAACTTTACAGACTTTGAAGAGCTTTTCCAGGCATGGGTAAAACAGATGGAGTGGATGACGAACTTCGGGACACGGATTATTAACCGTGCTCGCTATCAAAGTCCAAAGGCTTTCACACGACCCTTTCTTTCGGCCATCTCTGAAGTTTCCATTGAGAGTGGTCTCGACAGGCTTGAGCCATCACTTGAGAGAGGGAATGCATGGATCACATTCTTTACATGGGTTGAGAATGCTGATAGTCTCGCTGCAGTAAAAAAAATGGTATTTGATGAGAAGAAATATACTATGGATGAGTTGGTTGAAGCTCTAGAAAACAATTGGGAAGGCAAAGAGGAAATGAGATTGGACTTTGTAAGGAATGCGCCTAAGTGGGGCAATGACGATGATTATGTTGATGAAATAATGGTTCGCTGTTTAAAGGAGGTGGCGAGACATTCACATGAGATAAAGTGTCCATCCGGCAACAACTGGCCGGCATTGCCAGAGAATGTGAGTGGGAATATTCACTTTGCTCCTATGGTTCATGCCCTGCCAAATGGAAGGAAGCTGGGGGATGCGCTATACGACGGGGGCATATCACCAGGTCCCGGACTGGATAAGAAGGGGCCTACAGCGGTATTGAAGTCATGCGGAAAGATAGATCATATAAGCGACGGAAGGGCATTCCTCTTGAATCAGCGTTTATCACCAACCCAATTGGCTGGAGAGAAGGGTTATCAGTTATGGAAATCCTACATGAAGACCTGGGCTGACCTGGGATTAGATCACGTTCAATTTAATATGGTTGATGATGCTACGCTAAGGGCAGCACAGAAGGATCCTGAGCAATATCAGGAGGTGATCGTTCGTGTGGCCGGTTACAGCGCGCATTTTGTGGACATCAGCCGCAAGACGCAGGATAATATCATACAGAGGACAATTCAGGGATTAGGATAATGAATCAGAACAGGAGGCCTCTGCAAAGGGGCCTTCCCTATGCTCAAATTATTCTATGAATTCCAAAATTGTATAAAATAAAGGAAATCTCCTATCGCTTCTCATAATTCTTCTCAATCCATTTTTTATAATTACCGCTTCTTATATTATTCACCCAATCCTCATTCTTAAGATACCATTCAATAGTCTTATTAAGCCCCTCATCAAAGTCTACACCCTGACACCATTGCAATTCACCCTTTATCTTATCACAATTTATTGCATATCTTCTATCATGTCCTGGTCTATCCTTTACAAATTCAATGAGATTCTTATATTCATCCCTATGTTTGCCTAAATATGCCGCCATTTTCTCACTTATCACATTAACAAGCCTAATATTTTCCCATTCATTCTCACCGCCAATATTATATGTCTCTCCAATTATTCCTTTGTTCATTATCATCCATACTGCGCTGTTGTGGTCATCTACATAGAGCCAATCCCTTATATTCTTTCCGTCACCATATATGGGCAATGGCTTTCCTTCCATGATATTCAATATCATAAGCGGAATAAGCTTTTCAGGAAACTGATAAGGACCATAATTGTTTGTGCAGTTGGATATGGTTACAGGCAACCCATAGGTATGGGAATAAGCCTTTACCATATGGTCTGAGGAAGCCTTTGACGCTGAGTAGGGGCTGTGTGGATCATAGGGTGTATCCTCATAAAAATACCCCCTCTCCCCAAGGGAGCCATATACCTCATCAGTGCTAACGTGATGAAACAATACATCGTCCCTTCCCTCCCATAATGATCTGACAATCTCAAGCAGGGTGAATGTGCCGACTATATTGGTCTCAATAAAATCCTTAGGTCCGTATATTGATCTATCCACATGCGATTCAGCAGCGAAGTGTACAATTGTATCAATATCATACCTCTTACAAATATCATTAATTTTATCAAAATTGCATATATCTGCCTTCTCAAAAAAATATTTCTCTCCACCATAAATTTCATCAATATCCTTAAGATTCTCCGGATTGCCTGCATAGGTAAGATTATCAACATTTATTATTCTCCCATCAAAATTTCCTCTTTCAAAGATATGGTGAATAAAATTTGATCCTATAAAACCAGATCCTCCGGTTACTATGATGTTCTTCAATTTTCTCATGCCTTTATATTCCCTTATGCTTTATTTTACAATTAACACCGGTTTTCCTAAGGAAGTGAATCCCGATTGAGTCCCTTCCTTTATTATTTATTCATCTTATTATTGGCGATATCCCTTAAGAAATTGTCTATTGCCCTCTGCCATGATGAAATACTAATACTCAATGCCCCCTTAATCTTTTCCTTTGACAAATAGGAATTTTTTGGCCTCTCTGCCCTGGTTGGATATTCCTCTGTTGTTACCTGCACAATT is part of the Spirochaetota bacterium genome and harbors:
- a CDS encoding pyruvate formate lyase family protein, whose translation is MSDKAGNTSVTQKKSIEELEQDKEWWWVAERKRSKRLDYLRKAAWKKGRKGGMYEPGVKIDLERPQLFTEAWRENENEPLSMRRANSLAHILDNITIFITDSSQIMGYLGSLPNTLMWNCELASFVNEEIYNDPVVIPEPEDESLKIMAEINNYWGSRDSLGKVFRELSSEEAVKMMSSVIMWGVPIGGSFGYAGKDYEYLMTGERGFEDIIDEIQERIDEAEEKIDGNPRPDILPLYDRLSNWEAMQIALEACIRYAKRYSRLARIIAENFESDPKRKEELLKIAECCERVPGKPPNTFQESLQYDHFIQVWSRFEDGEGAWPARPDYYHWRCYDRDVNIEKNITNDEAIDFIGEFLIRSYELAGYMPRFGAEALQGIQATWVWTLGGVNQDGTDACNDLTIAFLQAARLVRVANPTFGFRWHPKVQDEVWREVFECIRHGLGYPSIRNDPVLIANGMHWFGHPLEEMRTWVHQACMSPCPTTKHGSQPCRMASTTLNCSKMVEYALHNGFDNCIKMQMGPKTGDARNFTDFEELFQAWVKQMEWMTNFGTRIINRARYQSPKAFTRPFLSAISEVSIESGLDRLEPSLERGNAWITFFTWVENADSLAAVKKMVFDEKKYTMDELVEALENNWEGKEEMRLDFVRNAPKWGNDDDYVDEIMVRCLKEVARHSHEIKCPSGNNWPALPENVSGNIHFAPMVHALPNGRKLGDALYDGGISPGPGLDKKGPTAVLKSCGKIDHISDGRAFLLNQRLSPTQLAGEKGYQLWKSYMKTWADLGLDHVQFNMVDDATLRAAQKDPEQYQEVIVRVAGYSAHFVDISRKTQDNIIQRTIQGLG
- the rfbB gene encoding dTDP-glucose 4,6-dehydratase gives rise to the protein MRKLKNIIVTGGSGFIGSNFIHHIFERGNFDGRIINVDNLTYAGNPENLKDIDEIYGGEKYFFEKADICNFDKINDICKRYDIDTIVHFAAESHVDRSIYGPKDFIETNIVGTFTLLEIVRSLWEGRDDVLFHHVSTDEVYGSLGERGYFYEDTPYDPHSPYSASKASSDHMVKAYSHTYGLPVTISNCTNNYGPYQFPEKLIPLMILNIMEGKPLPIYGDGKNIRDWLYVDDHNSAVWMIMNKGIIGETYNIGGENEWENIRLVNVISEKMAAYLGKHRDEYKNLIEFVKDRPGHDRRYAINCDKIKGELQWCQGVDFDEGLNKTIEWYLKNEDWVNNIRSGNYKKWIEKNYEKR
- a CDS encoding pyruvate formate lyase family protein; protein product: MTQDEQRLNIAPDKKSIDQLEKSREWWWVAEKKRSKKLDYLRKAVWKKGKKGGMYEPGVKIDLERPLLFTESWKENENDPIMMKRAKALEHVLNNITIHITDHAQIVGYLGSLPNTLMWYVDIASFLNEEIYNDPMVIPEPQEGSLKTMAELNNYWGPRDNLGKVFRELSSEEAVKAMSTVLMWGLPIGGSFGYSGKDYEYMMTGKRGFEDIIDEIQERIDEAEEKIDGNPGPDILPLYDRLSNWEAMQVILEACIKYANRYSRLARIIAENFESDPKRKEELLRIAETCERVPSKPPRSFQESLQYDHFIQVWSRFEDGEGAWPCRPDYYHWPCYNRDVNIEKNISRDEAIDLIGEFMIRSAELAGYMPSVGAEALQGIQATWVWTLGGVNKDGTDACNDLTIAFMQAARLVRVANPTFGFRWHPQVSDEVWREVFECIRHGLGYPSIRNDPVLIANGMHWFGHPLEEMRTWVHQACMSPCPATKHGAQPARMASTTLNTSKMVEYALHNGFDQCIKLQMGPKTGDARTFTDFEDLFQAWIKQMEWLMNFGTRIVNRGRMKSPEFYGRPFLSAISEASVETGLDRLEPSLERGNAWVTFFTWVENADSLAAVKKLVFDEKKYSMKNLIDALESNWEGREKMRLDFVKNAPKWGNDDDYVDEIMIRCLKEVARHSHEIKCTSGNNWPALPENVSGNIHFAPMVHSLPNGRKLGDALYDGGISPGPGLDKKGPTAVLKSCGKIDHISDGRAFLLNQRLSPTQLSGEKGYQLWKSYMKTWADLGIDHVQFNMVDDATLRAAQKDPEQYQEVIVRVAGYSAHFVDISRKTQDNIIQRTIQGLG